In Flavobacterium enshiense, the genomic stretch TGACGCCGACAAAGAAAACTACATCAACTATTTCAATATGATTGTGCCGTTGATGAACAAAGGCGGTTTGATTTTATCCGACAATGTACTGTGGAGCGGAAAAGTGTTGGAAGAAGTTAAAGCCAATGATAAAAGCACCAAAGTATTGTTGGAATACAATGAAATCCTAAAGAACGACCCAAGAGTAGAAACCGTTTTACTCCCAATTCGCGATGGTTTAACCATGAGCCGAGTACTATAAAATAAAAATCCCGATTCAAGAATCGGGATTTTTATTTTATATGTTTTCCGGAAAATATTTATTCCTAAAAATGATATACAATTTTGAGAATCCAAAGCCGGCTATAATCCCAAATAAATATCCAGAAAGGATATCACCTGGAAAGTGCAAACCAAGATAAATTCGACTATAGGCAAATATCAGCGGGAACAAAAACAACAAGAAAGCGTACTTGTAATATTTTCTCAAAATCAAAAACACAAATACGGTTGATGCCATGGAATTGCCTGCGTGACCTGAAAAATAACTGAAAGAACTGCTCGACTTTACAATTCGGATCATATCTTTTATTTCCAAATCGTTGCACGGACGTAATCGCTGCACGTTGTTTTTTATCAGATTGATAAACTGATCGGTGAACGTAATCATGACTGCGATGGACACAAGTATCAAAAGCAAATGCTTCCACCCCACTTTCTTATACAACAGATAAAAAACAAAGAGAAAAACAGGCGCCCAATGAAATTGTTTGGTGATCAGTAACCAAAACCCATCGTATGAAACTGAACCCAGGCCGTTTAGGAGAACAAACAATTGTTTGTCTAAATGAATAATTTTTTCCAAAGTTACATCTGTCTTTTAATCGGTCCGGTCATATCTTCGATGTCTTCTTTCGCCTTGTCGATTTCTTTGGTAATATCAGAAGTCAGATCCAATTGTTTCATCGGATTCAAATCGTTTAAATCATTCAAACCGTTGGCTTCGGCACTTTTCTGAATTTCGTTTTTGATATCATTGGTCGCATTTTTAAGTTGTGCCATACCTTTACCCAAAGTACGTGCGATATCCGGAACCTTATCGGATCCGAACAGCATCAAGGCCACCAATATAATGAAGAATATTTCTCCTCCTCCTATTCCGAACATGATTTTGTAATTACTGGTTGTAACGCGACAAAGTTACAAAGTTTTAAAATGGAATATGTTATTAAAAACAAAAAAGACCACCTTATCCAGATGGTCTTTTTCTTATTTATTTTGTATTCTGGGAAAGCTCATCAAATTTTGATTTCGTTTCTTCTTTTGGCCAGACGTTATTGATCACATCAATATCAGCGGTTTCCAATTTCGGGTCCAATTGAATTTTCTTCAGCGGTTTTTCTGTTGCAAAAACACGTTTCACCGTATCGTTCCCTTTTCTCCAGATTTGCACCGGGAAATGATGGTTTTCAGTCGTTCCGTCTTCAAACTGTAATTCTACGATTACCGGCATCATCATTCCGCCTGGCTTATCGAATTCCACTTCGTAGAAATACTTTGGCTGTTTAAGCTCATTTCGTACTTCAGGACTCAGTTTATTCACATATTCCGATAATGTTTTTACATCCTGTACGTTCAACGGTTTTTTCAATTCCGGTTTAAAATCTTCGGATGCTTCAGAAACCATATACACCATTGGCTCACCATTATTTACTTTTCTTCCTCTGCGGTTGAACTGCTCTTTTACTTCTTTAGAAGGATCTTCGGTTACATAATACTGTTTCACTTCTTTAATTGCAATATCCACATAATCGGTAGAATAGAACCATCCTCTCCAGAACCAGTCCAAATCCACTGCCGAAGCATCTTCCATTGTTCTGAAGAAATCTTCTGGTGT encodes the following:
- a CDS encoding phosphatase PAP2 family protein; this translates as MEKIIHLDKQLFVLLNGLGSVSYDGFWLLITKQFHWAPVFLFVFYLLYKKVGWKHLLLILVSIAVMITFTDQFINLIKNNVQRLRPCNDLEIKDMIRIVKSSSSFSYFSGHAGNSMASTVFVFLILRKYYKYAFLLFLFPLIFAYSRIYLGLHFPGDILSGYLFGIIAGFGFSKLYIIFRNKYFPENI
- a CDS encoding Sec-independent protein translocase subunit TatA/TatB → MFGIGGGEIFFIILVALMLFGSDKVPDIARTLGKGMAQLKNATNDIKNEIQKSAEANGLNDLNDLNPMKQLDLTSDITKEIDKAKEDIEDMTGPIKRQM